A region of Macrobrachium nipponense isolate FS-2020 chromosome 7, ASM1510439v2, whole genome shotgun sequence DNA encodes the following proteins:
- the LOC135217670 gene encoding chaperone protein DnaJ-like → MQCHGCPYYILGIAETANLKDIEWAYTKRALKFNPDRCQGSEEERQRRKEIMQKVNYANGLLHDAEERREYDAVREFIKEQAARVFEDPQEAMKVKRKRPGRRAKRMNTKGH, encoded by the coding sequence ATGCAATGTCATGGCTGCCCCTACTACATCCTGGGAATTGCCGAAACGGCTAATTTGAAGGACATAGAGTGGGCCTACACGAAGCGGGCACTCAAGTTCAACCCTGACAGGTGCCAAGGGTCTGAAGAAGAGCGACAACGCAGGAAGGAAATCATGCAGAAGGTCAATTATGCCAACGGTCTCCTGCACGATGCTGAGGAAAGACGAGAATACGACGCTGTCAGGGAGTTCATCAAGGAACAAGCAGCTAGAGTATTTGAAGATCCTCAGGAGGCCATGAAAGTAAAGAGGAAGAGACCTGGAAGGAGAGCGAAGAGGATGAACACTAAAGGACACTAG